Proteins co-encoded in one Thermochromatium tepidum ATCC 43061 genomic window:
- the mraY gene encoding phospho-N-acetylmuramoyl-pentapeptide-transferase, with protein MLLYLTNWLTDYYSGFSVFRYLTLRAILGVLTALAIALLVGRPMIRRLRAYKIGQTVRDDGPQSHLSKSGTPTMGGALILVAVGIATLLWSDLDNRYIWIVLLTTLAFGLIGLVDDYKKLIKRDPRGLIARWKYFWQTIFGFAAAVALYVTANSPAETALLIPYAKNLSIQLGPWFILLTYFVIVGSSNAVNLTDGLDGLAIMPTVLVAGALGVFVYAAGHAQIANYLLIPYVPEVGELVIFCAALVGAGLGFLWFNAYPAQVFMGDVGALALGAALGVVAVAARQELVLFIMGGVFVAETLSVMLQVLSFKLTGRRIFRMAPLHHHFELQGWPEPRVIVRFWILTVVLVLIGLASLKIR; from the coding sequence ATGTTGCTGTATCTGACCAACTGGCTCACCGACTACTACAGCGGGTTTTCGGTGTTTCGTTATTTGACGTTGCGCGCCATCCTCGGTGTGCTGACGGCCCTGGCCATCGCGCTCCTGGTCGGACGGCCCATGATCCGCCGTCTGCGCGCCTACAAGATCGGCCAGACCGTGCGCGACGATGGCCCACAGAGCCATCTGTCCAAGTCGGGCACCCCGACCATGGGCGGCGCCCTGATCTTGGTGGCCGTGGGCATCGCGACCCTGCTGTGGTCAGATCTAGACAATCGCTATATCTGGATCGTGCTGCTGACCACGCTTGCCTTTGGGCTCATCGGTCTGGTCGACGACTACAAGAAGCTCATCAAGCGCGACCCACGCGGCCTGATCGCGCGCTGGAAGTATTTTTGGCAGACGATCTTTGGTTTCGCCGCCGCCGTGGCGCTCTATGTGACCGCAAACTCCCCGGCTGAGACGGCATTGCTCATCCCCTATGCCAAGAATCTCTCCATCCAGCTCGGTCCCTGGTTCATCCTGCTGACCTATTTCGTCATCGTCGGTTCCAGCAATGCGGTCAATCTCACCGATGGGCTCGATGGCCTGGCGATCATGCCGACCGTGCTGGTCGCCGGGGCCCTCGGGGTCTTCGTCTATGCCGCCGGCCACGCCCAGATCGCCAACTATCTGCTCATCCCCTATGTGCCCGAGGTCGGTGAGCTGGTGATCTTCTGCGCCGCCCTGGTCGGGGCCGGGCTCGGGTTTCTGTGGTTCAACGCCTATCCGGCCCAGGTGTTCATGGGCGATGTCGGGGCGCTTGCGCTCGGCGCTGCGCTCGGGGTGGTCGCGGTCGCGGCGCGTCAGGAACTGGTGCTCTTCATCATGGGCGGGGTCTTCGTCGCCGAGACCCTCTCGGTGATGTTGCAGGTGTTGTCGTTCAAGCTCACCGGCAGGCGCATCTTCCGCATGGCGCCGCTGCACCATCATTTCGAGCTTCAGGGTTGGCCCGAGCCGCGCGTCATCGTCCGCTTTTGGATCCTGACCGTGGTGTTGGTGTTGATCGGTCTGGCGAGTCTCAAGATCCGATGA
- the murB gene encoding UDP-N-acetylmuramate dehydrogenase, producing MTTPLRGQWQFDEPLSRHTSWRVGGPARRLYRPADLEDLVEFMRQIDPDEPLLWIGLGSNLLIDDAGFPGTVVLIKGTLERLERRGPDRLYAQAGVTGAKLARFAARQDLTGIEFLAGIPGTLGGALAMNAGAWGGETWSFVRRVWTLDRQGRIHQREASEYEPGYREVRGPVGEWFLAAELELTPGDGAVSLARIRELLERRAATQPVGQPSCGSVFRNPPGDHAARLIDSLGLKGLRIGGAEVSSIHANFIINRGGATATDIARLIEQIQHTVERHTGIRLIPEVRRIAGEQT from the coding sequence ATGACGACGCCGTTGCGCGGTCAATGGCAGTTCGACGAACCCCTGTCGCGCCATACGAGCTGGCGGGTCGGCGGTCCGGCGCGTCGGCTCTATCGCCCCGCGGATCTCGAGGATCTGGTCGAATTCATGCGCCAGATCGACCCGGACGAGCCGCTGCTGTGGATCGGATTGGGCAGCAACCTGCTCATCGACGATGCTGGTTTTCCAGGTACGGTCGTCCTGATCAAGGGCACACTGGAGCGTCTGGAGCGGCGCGGTCCCGATCGCCTCTATGCGCAGGCCGGTGTCACCGGTGCCAAGCTGGCCAGGTTCGCGGCCCGTCAGGATCTGACCGGGATCGAGTTCCTGGCCGGGATCCCCGGCACCCTGGGCGGCGCGCTCGCCATGAATGCCGGCGCCTGGGGGGGTGAGACCTGGAGCTTCGTGCGCCGGGTCTGGACCCTGGATCGACAGGGACGGATCCATCAACGCGAGGCCTCTGAGTACGAACCGGGCTATCGCGAGGTCCGGGGACCTGTGGGCGAGTGGTTCTTGGCCGCCGAGCTGGAACTGACGCCGGGTGACGGCGCGGTGAGCCTGGCGCGTATCCGCGAGCTGCTCGAGCGCCGTGCCGCGACCCAGCCGGTCGGCCAGCCGAGCTGCGGCTCGGTGTTCCGCAATCCACCGGGAGATCATGCCGCGCGTTTGATCGACTCGCTCGGGCTCAAGGGTCTGCGCATCGGCGGGGCCGAGGTCTCTTCGATCCACGCCAATTTCATCATCAATCGGGGCGGGGCGACGGCGACCGACATTGCCCGCCTGATCGAACAGATACAACACACGGTCGAACGTCACACCGGCATCCGTCTGATACCAGAGGTGCGGCGTATCGCCGGAGAACAGACATGA
- the murG gene encoding undecaprenyldiphospho-muramoylpentapeptide beta-N-acetylglucosaminyltransferase translates to MVARLAVMAGGTGGHVFPALAVAEYLRGQGAEVFWIGTRSGMESCLVPEHGFEMEEIAIEGVRGKGGLQWLKAPFRLASAFGQARAILRRRRPQVVLGLGGFVSGPGGLAARALGIPLVIHEQNCVPGLTNRWLAWIATQVFESFPGSFPAARRAILTGNPVRRAILDLPPPAERLAGRSGPIRLLVVGGSLGAQALNETVPQALARLPAERRPLVRHQAGERTLELARAAYRNAGVAAEVVAFMRDMAEAYAWADLVVCRAGALTVAELAAAGIGSILVPYPFAVDDHQVGNARSLSEVGAARLILQRELTPAHLADTLNELCVDRTRLLAMAESARRRAQPEATERIARTCLELSTRGTPS, encoded by the coding sequence ATGGTCGCACGCCTAGCCGTCATGGCCGGGGGGACCGGCGGTCATGTCTTTCCGGCGCTCGCCGTCGCCGAGTATCTGCGCGGGCAGGGGGCCGAGGTGTTCTGGATCGGGACCCGATCCGGCATGGAGTCGTGTCTGGTGCCCGAGCATGGGTTCGAGATGGAAGAGATCGCGATCGAGGGTGTGCGCGGCAAGGGTGGGTTGCAATGGCTCAAGGCCCCCTTTCGGCTGGCGAGCGCCTTCGGTCAGGCGCGCGCCATCCTGCGTCGCCGGCGACCGCAGGTGGTGCTCGGCCTGGGTGGCTTCGTCTCAGGTCCTGGGGGGCTCGCCGCACGCGCGCTCGGGATCCCACTGGTCATCCATGAGCAAAACTGCGTGCCCGGTCTGACCAATCGGTGGTTGGCCTGGATTGCCACCCAGGTGTTTGAGTCCTTTCCGGGTAGCTTTCCAGCGGCGCGCCGGGCGATCCTGACCGGAAATCCGGTGCGCCGGGCGATCCTGGATCTGCCGCCACCTGCCGAGCGGCTGGCCGGTCGCTCGGGTCCGATCCGGCTGTTGGTGGTCGGCGGCTCGCTGGGCGCGCAGGCGCTCAACGAGACCGTGCCCCAGGCGCTCGCCCGACTCCCTGCCGAACGACGGCCGTTGGTGCGCCATCAGGCCGGCGAGCGTACCCTCGAACTAGCCCGCGCCGCCTATCGCAACGCCGGGGTCGCGGCCGAGGTCGTCGCCTTCATGCGCGACATGGCCGAGGCCTATGCCTGGGCCGATCTGGTGGTCTGTCGCGCTGGCGCCCTGACGGTTGCGGAACTGGCTGCCGCTGGGATTGGCTCGATCCTGGTACCCTATCCCTTTGCGGTCGACGATCATCAGGTCGGCAACGCACGCTCTCTGTCCGAGGTTGGGGCGGCACGTCTGATCCTCCAGCGCGAGCTGACGCCGGCCCATCTGGCCGACACCCTAAATGAGCTCTGCGTCGACCGCACCCGCTTGCTGGCCATGGCCGAATCGGCACGGCGGCGCGCCCAACCTGAGGCGACCGAGCGCATCGCCCGCACCTGTCTGGAACTCTCAACCCGAGGAACGCCCTCATGA
- a CDS encoding UDP-N-acetylmuramoyl-tripeptide--D-alanyl-D-alanine ligase: protein MWTLARAVDCVGGVLHGTDVAFSGVGTDSRADCNGQLFVALRGERFDGHDYVAAAQAAGAVAAMVDRPLALDLPQWVVDDTRLGLRRLASAWRDRFPGRVVAITGSNGKTTVKEMVAAILAQVGRVRATQGNLNNDIGMPLTLLGARDEDFLVLEMGANHHGEIGYMTEIARPEVALITNAGRAHLEGFGSVEGVARAKGEIARGLPEQGVFIVSGDSPYLGLWRELANGRRMLTFALDGPADLSAPTESIRVAWGAEGFRTSFVARVAGEDWPLTLALAGAHNVRNALAATAVALALGLDRTAIAAGLATLTPVKGRLYPRPCRGVGVIDDSYNANPDSIAAAIAVLARLAGRRWLILGDLGELGEAAAHLHAEVGERARAAGLERLLTVGTLSAAASRAFGAGAEHFATQDALLTRLQSELRPGDYILVKGSRLARMERLVEALCA, encoded by the coding sequence ATGTGGACACTGGCTAGAGCCGTCGACTGTGTAGGCGGCGTGCTGCATGGCACCGATGTCGCCTTCTCGGGGGTCGGGACCGACTCGCGTGCCGATTGCAACGGACAACTCTTCGTCGCCCTGCGCGGTGAACGCTTCGATGGGCACGACTATGTTGCCGCAGCCCAGGCCGCCGGGGCCGTGGCCGCTATGGTCGACCGCCCGTTGGCGCTCGATCTGCCGCAGTGGGTGGTCGATGACACCCGGCTCGGTCTGAGGCGGCTGGCCTCTGCCTGGCGTGACCGGTTCCCGGGGCGGGTGGTCGCTATCACCGGCAGCAACGGCAAGACCACGGTCAAGGAGATGGTTGCGGCGATCCTGGCTCAGGTCGGACGGGTACGGGCCACCCAGGGCAACCTCAACAATGACATCGGGATGCCTTTGACGCTGCTTGGCGCGCGCGACGAGGATTTTCTGGTGCTGGAGATGGGGGCCAATCACCATGGCGAGATCGGCTATATGACCGAGATCGCGCGTCCCGAGGTGGCACTGATCACCAATGCCGGGCGCGCGCATCTGGAGGGCTTCGGCAGCGTCGAGGGCGTGGCGCGCGCCAAGGGCGAGATCGCACGCGGTTTGCCAGAGCAGGGCGTCTTCATCGTCAGTGGCGACTCGCCCTATCTCGGGCTGTGGCGCGAACTCGCCAATGGGCGGCGGATGCTGACCTTCGCCCTGGATGGCCCAGCCGATCTGAGCGCGCCCACCGAATCGATCCGGGTCGCCTGGGGCGCTGAGGGCTTTCGGACCTCCTTCGTGGCGCGCGTGGCCGGCGAAGACTGGCCGCTTACCTTGGCCCTGGCCGGCGCGCACAATGTCCGCAATGCCCTGGCGGCGACGGCGGTCGCCCTGGCGCTGGGTCTCGACCGCACGGCCATCGCCGCTGGTCTGGCGACCCTGACACCGGTCAAGGGTCGGCTCTATCCCAGGCCCTGTCGTGGAGTGGGGGTCATCGACGACAGCTACAACGCGAACCCCGATTCGATCGCCGCCGCCATCGCCGTGCTGGCCAGACTTGCGGGGCGGCGCTGGCTGATCCTCGGCGACCTGGGCGAGCTGGGAGAGGCGGCGGCGCATCTACACGCCGAGGTCGGGGAACGGGCGCGTGCGGCCGGACTCGAGCGTCTGCTTACGGTCGGCACCCTGAGCGCCGCGGCCAGCCGCGCCTTCGGTGCGGGCGCCGAGCACTTCGCGACTCAGGATGCCCTCCTGACCCGCCTCCAGTCCGAGTTGAGGCCCGGCGATTACATCCTGGTGAAGGGCTCGCGTCTGGCCCGGATGGAGCGCCTCGTTGAGGCGCTGTGCGCCTAG
- the ftsW gene encoding putative lipid II flippase FtsW — protein sequence MSAAAPSNPLSRTPRLRRSYPLDYPLLLCAIGLLAFGWVMVTSASLSIAEACCQNPFHYSIRHAMALGLALVLGFIAYSVPPQWWERHGVWLFLAGTLVLVLVLIPGIGHTVNGATRWIPLGPLNLQPSEFVKLFAVLYVAGYLVRHADKVVNQISGFIRPLILIGAAALLILMQPDFGTTAVMLATVMGMLFLGGASLMPFIVLLGIVGAGFIALVLVSPYRLERVVSFLDPFEDPFNSGYQLSQALIAFGRGEWLGVGLGNGIQKQYFLPEAHTDFLASVIGEELGLAGMLVLIAAFVFITWRAISIGVRAEALRRPFEAYVAQGIGLWIGLQAFVNLGVNVGILPTKGLTLPFMSYGSNSLMVGCMAIAILLRIDVMLRRAESESRFKRGPSWSHA from the coding sequence ATGAGCGCCGCTGCACCCTCGAACCCCCTGTCCCGGACGCCGCGCCTGCGCCGGTCCTATCCGCTGGACTATCCATTGCTTCTGTGTGCGATCGGGCTCCTGGCCTTCGGCTGGGTGATGGTGACATCGGCCTCGCTGTCGATCGCCGAGGCCTGCTGTCAGAATCCCTTCCATTATTCGATCCGGCACGCCATGGCGCTCGGTCTGGCGTTGGTACTGGGATTCATCGCCTACAGCGTGCCGCCCCAGTGGTGGGAGCGTCATGGCGTCTGGCTCTTTCTCGCCGGCACCCTGGTGCTGGTTCTGGTGCTCATCCCTGGCATCGGTCACACCGTCAATGGCGCCACCCGCTGGATCCCGCTCGGGCCGCTCAACCTCCAACCCTCCGAGTTCGTCAAGCTGTTTGCGGTGCTCTATGTCGCCGGCTATCTGGTGCGTCATGCCGACAAGGTGGTCAATCAGATCTCGGGTTTCATCCGCCCGCTGATCCTGATCGGCGCTGCGGCCCTTTTGATCCTGATGCAGCCCGATTTTGGGACCACGGCGGTGATGCTGGCGACCGTGATGGGGATGCTGTTTTTGGGTGGAGCGAGCCTCATGCCCTTCATCGTCCTGCTCGGGATCGTCGGGGCTGGATTCATCGCCCTGGTCCTCGTGTCGCCGTATCGGCTCGAACGGGTTGTCTCCTTCCTCGATCCATTCGAGGATCCATTCAACTCGGGCTATCAGCTCAGTCAGGCGCTCATCGCCTTCGGGCGTGGTGAATGGCTGGGGGTCGGACTCGGCAATGGGATCCAGAAGCAGTATTTCCTGCCCGAGGCGCACACCGACTTTCTGGCCTCGGTGATTGGCGAGGAGCTGGGACTGGCCGGGATGCTGGTGCTGATCGCGGCCTTTGTCTTCATCACCTGGCGTGCCATCTCGATCGGCGTGCGGGCCGAGGCGCTCAGGCGTCCGTTCGAGGCCTATGTGGCTCAGGGCATCGGTCTCTGGATCGGACTCCAGGCGTTTGTCAATCTCGGGGTCAATGTCGGCATCCTGCCCACCAAGGGGCTGACCCTGCCGTTCATGAGCTACGGCAGCAATAGTCTGATGGTCGGCTGCATGGCCATCGCCATCCTGCTACGGATCGATGTCATGCTGAGGCGCGCCGAGTCCGAGTCCAGGTTCAAGCGAGGTCCGTCATGGTCGCACGCCTAG
- the murC gene encoding UDP-N-acetylmuramate--L-alanine ligase, which translates to MNPHLQHTAANMGRVRRLHFIGIGGAGMSGIAELMANLGYEVAGSDLRDGEVTHRLRDLGIRVFIGHRAEQVKAADAVVVSSAIDDENPEIQQARALRIPIVRRAEMLAELMRFYYGVAVAGTHGKTTTTSLVASLLAEGGLDPTFVIGGRLNSAGSNARLGTSKYLVAEADESDASFLYLQPMMAIVTNIDADHMRTYGNDFDRLRHTFREFLHHLPFYGLAILCIDDPEVRTLVPQISRPVRTYGTCPEADLRASDIRQEGMRTSFLVHGAEFERPLAVTLNLPGRHNVLNALAAISVALELGVEHAAIVRALAGFQGVGRRFVAREVRDPQGRQVLVIDDYGHHPRELIATLAAARAGWPGRRVVLVFQPHRYSRTQEQFEDFVEVLSTADALVLCEVYPAGEMPIAGADGRALSRAIRVRGALDPIFVQGLNAIPGLLANLIRDGDILLVSGAGDIGGLAARLPGLIEQGL; encoded by the coding sequence ATGAATCCCCACCTCCAGCACACGGCGGCCAACATGGGGCGGGTACGGCGCCTGCACTTCATCGGTATCGGTGGGGCCGGGATGAGCGGGATCGCCGAACTCATGGCCAATCTGGGCTATGAGGTCGCAGGCTCCGACCTGCGCGACGGCGAGGTGACGCACCGTCTGCGCGATCTTGGGATCAGGGTCTTTATCGGACATCGCGCCGAGCAGGTGAAGGCGGCCGATGCCGTGGTGGTCTCGAGCGCGATCGATGACGAAAACCCCGAGATCCAACAGGCACGCGCGCTCCGGATCCCGATCGTACGCCGCGCCGAGATGCTCGCCGAGCTGATGCGGTTCTATTATGGCGTGGCGGTCGCCGGCACCCACGGCAAGACGACCACGACCAGCCTGGTGGCCAGCCTCCTGGCCGAGGGCGGGCTGGATCCGACCTTCGTCATCGGCGGGCGGCTCAATAGCGCCGGCTCCAACGCCCGGCTGGGGACCAGCAAGTATCTGGTGGCCGAGGCCGATGAGAGCGATGCCTCCTTCCTTTATCTCCAGCCGATGATGGCGATCGTCACCAACATCGACGCCGATCACATGCGCACCTACGGCAACGACTTCGATCGGCTGCGCCACACCTTCCGAGAGTTCCTGCACCATCTACCCTTCTATGGCCTGGCGATCCTCTGCATCGACGATCCCGAGGTGCGCACGCTCGTTCCGCAGATTTCGCGTCCGGTGCGTACCTATGGCACCTGTCCCGAGGCCGATCTGCGTGCGAGCGACATCCGGCAAGAGGGGATGCGCACCTCTTTCTTGGTGCATGGCGCCGAGTTCGAGCGCCCGCTGGCGGTGACGCTCAACCTGCCGGGGCGCCACAATGTACTCAATGCCCTGGCGGCGATCAGCGTCGCCCTAGAGCTGGGTGTCGAGCATGCGGCCATCGTGCGTGCCCTGGCCGGTTTCCAGGGCGTGGGTCGGCGCTTCGTGGCACGCGAGGTGAGAGACCCCCAAGGCCGGCAGGTGCTGGTGATCGACGACTATGGCCATCACCCGCGTGAGCTCATAGCGACCCTGGCCGCCGCGCGTGCGGGCTGGCCCGGGCGGCGTGTGGTGCTGGTATTCCAACCCCATCGCTACAGCCGTACCCAGGAACAGTTCGAGGACTTTGTCGAGGTACTCTCGACCGCCGACGCCCTGGTGTTGTGTGAGGTCTATCCGGCGGGCGAGATGCCGATCGCCGGTGCCGATGGACGCGCCCTGAGCCGCGCCATCCGGGTACGCGGCGCGCTGGATCCGATCTTTGTCCAGGGACTCAACGCGATTCCGGGCCTGCTCGCCAATCTCATCCGCGACGGAGACATCCTGCTCGTCTCGGGCGCGGGCGACATCGGTGGCCTGGCGGCGCGTCTGCCGGGGCTGATCGAGCAGGGACTTTGA
- the murD gene encoding UDP-N-acetylmuramoyl-L-alanine--D-glutamate ligase, with protein sequence MNALPHPDGDRSSAVAPRTLVVGLGKTGLSCARYLSARGRAVSVIDSRAQPPALEALRSELPEVEVHLGGFDPEVFAAATELVVSPGVPLTEPLIQQAIARGVPVIGDIELFVRESSAPVCAITGSNGKSTVTTLVGLMARRAGLQVAVGGNLGEPVLDLLAPRVERYVIELSSFQLETVPSLHAEVAVVLNVSPDHLDRYASFEDYARAKARIYQGARVAVVNRDDPIVAAMPRAPEREIGFRLGLPEGADFGVRLFDGRPWICQGEERILPTAEVCIPGRHNLVNALAALALAQASDIPLDSACEVLRTFPGLPHRSAFVAERAGACWYDDSKGTNPGATIAALEGLIPEDGTGRVVLIAGGEGKGTDFTPLRAAVERAARAVVLIGRDAPLIAAAIEGSVPLIQATDMDEAVARAAECVVPGDCVLLSPACASFDMFENYEHRGRVFAEAVRRLPG encoded by the coding sequence ATGAACGCGTTGCCTCATCCTGACGGTGATCGCTCTTCTGCAGTCGCGCCCAGGACCCTGGTCGTAGGGTTGGGCAAGACGGGGCTGTCTTGTGCGCGGTATCTGAGTGCACGCGGTCGGGCGGTGTCCGTGATCGATAGCCGTGCCCAGCCGCCGGCCTTGGAGGCACTGCGCTCCGAGCTACCCGAGGTCGAGGTCCACCTCGGCGGCTTCGATCCAGAGGTGTTCGCCGCGGCCACCGAGCTCGTGGTCAGCCCCGGGGTGCCGCTCACCGAGCCGCTGATCCAGCAGGCGATCGCGCGCGGGGTCCCTGTGATCGGCGACATCGAGCTCTTCGTGCGCGAGAGCTCGGCCCCTGTGTGTGCCATCACGGGCTCCAACGGCAAGAGCACCGTGACCACCCTGGTCGGGCTCATGGCGCGTCGGGCCGGGTTGCAGGTCGCCGTCGGGGGTAATCTCGGCGAGCCGGTGCTCGATCTGTTGGCGCCGAGGGTCGAGCGTTATGTGATCGAGCTCTCCAGCTTCCAGTTGGAGACCGTCCCCAGCCTGCACGCCGAGGTCGCCGTGGTACTCAATGTCTCGCCCGATCACCTCGATCGCTATGCGAGTTTTGAGGACTATGCCCGAGCCAAGGCGCGGATCTATCAGGGGGCGCGGGTCGCCGTGGTCAATCGCGACGATCCGATCGTGGCCGCCATGCCGCGCGCGCCCGAGCGTGAGATCGGCTTCAGGCTCGGCCTGCCCGAGGGCGCGGATTTCGGGGTGCGTCTGTTCGATGGTCGGCCCTGGATCTGCCAGGGCGAGGAACGGATCCTGCCGACCGCCGAGGTCTGCATTCCAGGGCGGCACAACCTGGTCAATGCGCTCGCGGCCCTGGCGCTCGCCCAGGCGAGTGACATCCCCCTGGACAGCGCCTGTGAGGTACTGCGGACCTTTCCCGGTCTGCCGCACCGCAGCGCCTTCGTCGCCGAGCGCGCCGGCGCCTGCTGGTATGACGACTCCAAGGGCACCAATCCGGGCGCGACCATCGCGGCCCTGGAGGGATTGATCCCAGAGGATGGCACGGGGCGCGTGGTCCTGATCGCTGGCGGTGAGGGCAAGGGCACCGATTTCACGCCGCTCCGGGCGGCTGTCGAACGCGCCGCCCGCGCCGTGGTGCTGATCGGACGCGATGCCCCGTTGATCGCGGCGGCGATCGAGGGCAGCGTGCCCCTGATCCAGGCCACCGACATGGACGAGGCCGTCGCACGGGCCGCTGAGTGCGTCGTGCCGGGCGACTGCGTCTTGCTCTCGCCGGCCTGTGCCAGCTTCGACATGTTCGAGAACTACGAGCATCGCGGCCGGGTCTTTGCCGAGGCCGTGCGGAGATTGCCCGGATGA
- a CDS encoding D-alanine--D-alanine ligase encodes MTTDMKRAPERFGKVALLMGGQSAEREISLRSGRMVHESLRRLGVAVEAIDPDATLLERLRSGGYDRAFIILHGRGGEDGQIQGTLSTLGLPYTGSGVLGSALGMDKYRCKLVWLGCGLPTADFVLLRDEGDLSSAVALGFPLMIKPVHEGSSLGMARVDSVADLERAWRAAAAFDPLVLAERWIQGPEFTCAILGREALPLIRLETPHVFYDYEAKYSADTTRYHCPSGLDAEVEGRLRALALRAFEVVGASGWGRVDLMLDASGQPFLLEINTVPGMTDHSLVPMAARAAGIDFDDLVWRILETSL; translated from the coding sequence ATGACGACTGACATGAAACGGGCACCCGAACGCTTTGGCAAGGTGGCACTCCTGATGGGTGGGCAGTCCGCCGAGCGCGAGATCTCGCTCAGGAGCGGGCGCATGGTGCATGAGTCCCTGCGGCGTCTTGGCGTTGCGGTCGAAGCGATCGACCCAGACGCGACCCTCCTGGAGCGGCTGCGCAGCGGTGGATACGATCGCGCCTTCATCATCCTGCACGGTCGCGGCGGCGAGGACGGCCAGATCCAGGGGACGCTTTCGACCCTGGGTCTGCCCTATACCGGCTCGGGCGTGCTCGGTTCGGCGCTGGGCATGGACAAATACCGCTGCAAGCTGGTCTGGCTCGGCTGTGGTCTGCCCACGGCCGACTTCGTGCTGCTGCGTGACGAGGGCGACCTGTCGTCCGCGGTCGCACTCGGCTTTCCGCTCATGATCAAGCCGGTGCACGAGGGTTCAAGCCTCGGCATGGCGCGCGTCGACTCGGTCGCGGACCTGGAGCGCGCCTGGCGCGCTGCCGCGGCGTTCGATCCCCTGGTGCTCGCCGAGCGCTGGATCCAGGGCCCGGAGTTCACCTGTGCCATCCTCGGGCGCGAGGCACTCCCGCTGATCCGGCTGGAGACGCCGCACGTCTTTTACGACTATGAGGCCAAGTACAGCGCCGACACCACCCGCTATCACTGCCCGAGCGGACTGGATGCCGAGGTCGAGGGGCGGCTGCGCGCACTAGCGCTGCGGGCGTTCGAGGTGGTGGGGGCCAGCGGCTGGGGCCGGGTCGATCTGATGCTCGACGCATCGGGTCAGCCCTTCCTGCTGGAGATCAACACGGTTCCAGGCATGACCGACCACAGTCTGGTCCCCATGGCGGCGCGTGCGGCCGGAATTGACTTCGATGATCTGGTTTGGCGCATTCTCGAGACGAGTCTCTAA
- a CDS encoding cell division protein FtsQ/DivIB, whose product MNTVSDKAETRQTAHPTWMGTRVRALLGGLILLACGAVGWLFLLWEPTLLPIRLIQIEGEVHHHSSQQLQERLTERLRGGILTADLVELKQAAEELPWVGQATLRRVWPDTLRVQVQEYRPIARWSLDGLVTADGIVFRPHDDTLPSNLPLLEGDDKRAPEVTARYQRWQAAFDRIHQKIEYLSVDPRGDWRLRLSTGTELRLGTAQVEERLARYLASAAQLEAAGRPLKVDLRYSNGFAVTWAPNADTGVRASPERVAARAGNRG is encoded by the coding sequence GTGAACACAGTATCCGATAAGGCTGAAACCCGCCAGACGGCCCATCCGACATGGATGGGGACGCGCGTGCGTGCCCTGCTCGGGGGGCTGATCCTGCTTGCGTGCGGCGCGGTCGGCTGGCTGTTTTTGCTGTGGGAACCGACACTGCTGCCGATTCGGCTGATTCAGATCGAGGGCGAGGTGCATCATCATTCATCCCAGCAGCTCCAAGAACGACTGACCGAACGACTGCGGGGTGGTATCCTGACCGCCGATCTGGTCGAGCTCAAGCAGGCCGCCGAGGAGCTGCCCTGGGTCGGACAGGCGACCTTGCGCCGGGTCTGGCCGGATACCCTGAGGGTACAGGTCCAGGAATACCGGCCCATCGCGCGCTGGAGTCTCGATGGCCTGGTGACGGCCGACGGCATCGTCTTCCGCCCCCATGACGACACCCTTCCGTCCAATCTGCCCCTGCTTGAAGGCGACGACAAGCGCGCGCCCGAGGTCACCGCTCGCTATCAGCGGTGGCAGGCCGCGTTCGATCGCATCCATCAGAAGATCGAGTACCTGTCGGTTGACCCGCGTGGCGACTGGCGCCTGAGGCTCTCCACTGGGACCGAGTTGCGTCTGGGGACCGCACAGGTAGAGGAACGGCTTGCGCGCTATCTGGCGAGCGCCGCCCAGCTGGAAGCGGCAGGTCGGCCTCTCAAGGTCGATCTGCGTTACAGCAATGGTTTTGCGGTGACATGGGCACCGAACGCGGACACCGGGGTTCGAGCGTCTCCCGAGCGCGTAGCAGCGCGCGCAGGCAATCGAGGGTAA